Proteins encoded within one genomic window of Pieris brassicae chromosome 12, ilPieBrab1.1, whole genome shotgun sequence:
- the LOC123717422 gene encoding sperm-associated antigen 4 protein-like, with translation MVGAQAVKGSSTIEWGGRVSLWGVIPLWRAAPPLDTILALRKPTPSDCWPFSGSTGEIIIDVPQYAQVHSISLEHIRPDTAQSAPKDFIVYGILENGTWIKATDGTYWYNKPAKQYYSLDNSAPLKRIVFRVLSNHGNQQYTCVYRVHLYSDSNT, from the exons ATGGTCGGTGCACAGGCTGTAAAGGGCAGCAGCACTATAGAGTGGGGTGGGAGAGTTTCCCTCTGGGGTGTCATACCGCTGTGGCGCGCCGCACCGCCGCTCGACACTATACTGGCTTTGAGGAAACCAACACCATCTGATTGTTGGCCTTTTAG tgGATCGACTGGCGAAATTATAATAGATGTTCCTCAATACGCTCAAGTGCACAGTATAAGTCTCGAACACATAAGACCAGACACAGCACAAAGTGCACCGAAGGACTTTATAGTTTAC GGAATCCTAGAAAACGGTACCTGGATAAAAGCGACAGACGGAACATACTGGTATAATAAGCCCGCGAAACAATACTATTCATTAGACAATAGCGCTCCCTTAAAACGCATTGTTTTCAGAGTTCTGTCCAACCATGGCAATCAACAATATACTTGTGTTTACAGAGTTCATCTTTATAGCGATTCAAACACttga